AATACTCTCCGTATGAGGGATTTAGCATACGCCGAAGCCCAAGAGCTCCAGGGTGAAAGTCATGGGGCGTATGTTTCTGCGTATTGGGTGGAAGAGGAGCCGGAGGTTCCCCTTGTGGCGATGGATGAGCCCCTGCGTCGAGAGGCTCTTGTTGCGGTGGTGGGGGAGCAGTTTTATTCCGGTGTTGCAGGGGTGCTGAGGGGGTTTAATAAGAAGCTTGTTGCTATGACATCGCCCGATGTGCTTGGTTTTTCTTTGTGTGGAAAGACCGTTGCCACCGGCGGTGTGTATGTGGTGGTGGAGTGGCAGCCCGGAGAGGTTTGTGCTGCTTTGGTGGATTCCGGTGTGCAGAAAAAAACTGTTCGGGTTCCCGTGGACAGGGCTTTGGAGCAGCATGAACAGGTTGCCCAGGTGTGTTCTTTGTTGGTGGAAGATCCCGCATGTATTACAGAGGTGGTTGTGGGGGGTGAAGGGGTGGAGTCGTTGGTGTGGGATGGGAGTGTCCGCGGTGATGAGCTGGTTTTGAAGAAATGGGATTGTTCACAGGATCTTCCAAGGGTACACGGTGATATCCCTCTTCCTCCGCGCTATATGGTGGTTTGTGCCGGGGCGGCAAACTGGTTCGGGGAGAAGGAGGCCTCTCTGTTTTGTACGGATGCACAGCCCCTGGGGAGACGCTTGCGGGCAAATATTCACGCCCTTCCCTTTGTGGTGTTGGTTGTATTGGTTATGGGCCTTTTGTTTGAGTATGGTCAGCTTCAGCGACGCCAATATGATATCGGTCTTCGGGTTGAGTCTCTGGAGGAAGAGAAGGAGGAGTTAGAAGAAAGGCAGCAGCAAAAGCGGCGGCTTGATAGAAATCTGCGTACCTTGACAGACTCGGTTGCTGTGATGAAAGACCGGATGGATCTTTTGCGTGGAGATATGCCCTTGCGTTTGGTTGGGCAGAGGAATTTCCTTGAAGATCTTGTTTTGGCAATACCTCCAGAGGTGCAACTTATGAGTTTGGTGCAGGATTCCGATGAGCTGTATTATGTAGAAGGCCGGACCCGGCATGTACAGTCTGTTCAGTCGTTGCCTCTCCATTTGCGTGATATTCAAGGGGTTCGTGATGTGCGTCTGGAAAGAAGTGAGGAACGTCTTCACGGGCGTGGCGGATATGGGTCGGGGCGGGAGCGGTGGTATTATGCCCGCCTGCGGGTGCATGTCTCTGAAAGGGGTGCGTTGTGAGAAAATTAACGCGGAATGAACAACTGTTGCTTGTTGTACTTGTGGGGATTGCCGGGCTGTACTTTTTTAATACGAAGGTGCATCAACCGCTGAGTGAAAATATCGACGCCTTGGTAGAACAGAACAATCAATTGGTTTCAGAGGTGGAGGAGTTACGGGCTCTTCCCCTTGAAACGGGGGGGGTCCAACGCGCAATAAGCCGTGTTTCAAAGGAGGTTGCGGAAGTTCAGGAGGAGTATGAGACAGAGCTTTTTGCCCGCCTTCCCATGCGGGATCGTGTGGAGGAGTTGGGGGTCTCCGTGGGGAATATTATCACCCAAAATGGATTTGAACTTGATCATATTCGTTCGGTTCTTGATGAGAGTCATTCCGTAAAAGGGGGGCCGGAGCAGTGGAGAAGGGAGTTTTCTCTGCATTTGCATACCGTGCGTATTATGGGAAACTTTATGGATTTTATACGTGTCCTTACGGCGCTTTCTGCCATGGAGCGCATTGTGGTGTTGAGCGATATTGTTATAAAAGATCCGGATGTTAAGGGTAATGTTACTATTGAATTTTATCTCTTGCTGTGAGGAAGGTATATGAATAAGGATGTTATTCGTGCGGTGAAAGAGCATGAACGGGTTATGGCAAAACTCCAGGAGTTGTACCTTGAGCTTTATTCGCATGATGGGTTTGGTCAATTGCGTTTAGAGATGCGGTTTATGAAGAAGGGTCAAAAGGAGGTGCTTATTAATTGTGGAAAGGAATATCGGTATGTGCTGCCCTATGAAAAAAGCTCTGATTCTTCCTCATAAGGCTGTACTTTCGGCTCTTCTTTTTTGGGTGTTCGGTCACGCAGGGGGTCAGGGAAGGAATCCTTTTTCTTCTCCAGAGTTGCGTCCTGTACCGTCTTTTCAGTCTTCTTCCGAGGAAAAGAGTGCTGCGGGGGATCTGCTTATGGATGGGGTGCGTTGGGAATTTTTGCCGCGTATACAGGTTCGCGGGATTATTCTCAGTGGGGATGTCCCCACGGTTCGTCTCTACGTTGAAGGCCTGGGTAATTTGATCCTCCAATCGGGTGATCGGGTTCTTTTGCCTCCTCCTGCGGAGGATACCGGAGGAGAGTATGTTTGGTTTCGTGTGCATCATATCGAGAAAAATCAGCTGACCCTCTATTTTGATGACGGAACCATGGTTTCAGGACGATTTCTATGAATGCGGGAGTATTATGAAACAGTTTTTCTTTATATTGCTTATTTTTGGCGGCGGGGGGTGTCTTTTTGCATCGAATATCTCCTTGGTAGATGTGACAGATACGCCTGTGCGGGAAGTGGCCCGTATGCTTACATCTCAAACTCCCTACAATATTGTTGTTTCTTCATCTGTGGCATCCCGGGAGGTTTCGCTGTATATGGAAGATGTCTCCCTCACGGAGTTTGTGGAGGCCTTGTGCTTGGGGTATGGCATGTGGTACAACAGAAGCGGTGGAATGATACGGTTGATGTCTTTGGAGGAGTATGCCGACGGCCTTGTATTTGGGAGGGATGAGCAGTTGTATCGATTTCCCCTGCGCTACGCCTCATCCATAGGTATTGCCGGGGTTCTTTCTCAGCTCTACGGAGATCGGTTAGAGTATGCCTCCCCCAGTGATATAGAAAGCTTTAGCCATGTTGGTACGGATGCATTTCCCAATATCGGTGCTGTTCCCGGGGTGACGGCGGCGCAGGGGGGAGAAAGGCGCAGGGCATCGCAGAGACAACAACAGGGTGATGGGGTTTTTGATATTGGTGGGGTTGAAGTAAGTGAGGCGGAGTTGCAGCAGCTTTTAGCAACGCAAAAACACCTTGCCCGGGAACAATTGGTGGAAGACAGAATCGGCCGGACCGATGCCTTTATGACGGTTTTCTTGCGGGATAACTCAATTCTTTTACGGACAGTTGATGCTGACCTTGCCCGTGAGGTTGAAGGTTTGATTGCAGATCTTGATAGTCCTACACGCCAGGTGCTCCTTGAGATGAATATCCTGGAGATTGTCTTGCGGGATGGGTCGGAGTCTTTTGTAGACCTTTCCTTGACCCCCGGGGGACGGGTCAATGATGAAGGGGAAGTCATGCGCCAATTACAAGGTATCCGTGGAGTTGATATGGTAAACCGTGGTACCCTTCAGGAAAACAGTTTTTCCATGGCCTATGTAAATGATTTTATTCAGGCACGGCTTGAGGTTTTGGAGATGGAAGATCGGGTGAAAAAAGTGGGTTCTCCCCTTATGCTGTGTGCAAACAATGCCCCAGCGCGAATCTTTCAGGGGGTGGAAACTCCCATTCGGAGAGGATATTCTGTTACCACTGCTAAAAACAGGGATGGTAATATTACGAATGAGTATCTGGAGATAGATATGGCAAATGAGGAGGTTGGGGTCTCCCTGGAGATATCTCCCTCCATCAATTATGACAGCACGGTGACCCTTAAAATACATGCAGAAATGTCTTCAGTTCTTCAGGGAGGGGGGCCGGAAATCCCCTATGTTATAGGTGGTTCGGCTCAGCTTGGGCGTACCGATGCGATTCGTCGAACACAGCTCAATAGTATTGTCGCTGCACGGGATCAACAAAGTATTGCCCTGGGAGGGCTAATTGAAGATGAGGAGATTTTTGGGGAGAAGCGGGTTCCTCTCCTTGGGCGGATACCCCTTCTGGGCTTCTTCTTTCGCTCGCGAAATGAGAGTAAGGAACGACGGGAGATTGTGTTTATGATCACCCCGCATCTTATTTTTAGCCCCGCAGATGGCGGGAAGGTCCATGGAGATTTTTTTAAAGATGTGTCCGCACATCCCCGTTTTGTTCACGATGAACAACGTATTTTGGATTATAACGAAGGGGCGAATGCCCTGGAGGCACGGGTTCCCACGGAGGGAAAAAAACAGGTGCATCTTTTCCAAAAGCGTGAACGATATGGTGATGCTGCCGAGGATGAAGGTACAGCCGATGATACAAATACTATTATCCATGAGGATGCTCCTTCTTCTCCATTGGAAAATGATTCCCTGTACAAAAATTCTGACGATATCGCCTCCCCTTCCGATGATTTTTCCGTGGAAATCCGTCTCAACGGCATAAAACAGGTTGATACTCTCCAAGATGATCGGTGGGGAGATACCCCTTTCCTTGAAGAGGTTTCGAAGTTTCTTTCCACGTGGGCCCGCCGGTGGGAAGAACGTGATATGATGGCATACAAAGAGCTGTATCATGAAGACTTTATGATTGATGGTATGCCCCGTGAGGAGTTTCTTGCGCGGCGGGAGTATGTCTTTGAAAAGGCGCAGAAAATAGATCTTGCCATATCTGATATTTCTATTCTGAGTAAGGGAGAAGAGGTGGTAATTATTACATTTACACAGGAGTATCGTTCGGATTATTATGCCGACCGATGCACAAAGGAGATGGTGCTCCACCGGGGACAGGATGGCTATTCTATTCTTTCTGAAGAGGCGTGTGATGAAAGCATCGAGGTCCTTGATATATCACCGGGGGAGACATGGGACGAATAGGCCACCCAAAGCATATTGATGAAATACTGGAACGGGGCATCGGTCTTGGTGCATCGGATGTGCATTTATCCCAGAATGCACCGGCGGTATACCGTGTACACGGGACATGTCGAATGTCGGCTATGCCCCCTTTCAGTGGCGAGGAGATACAAAACCTGATCTTTCCTCTTTTGAGCACTTCACAACAGGATGCTCTTGAAAAATATCGTTCCGTTGATTTTGCCTATTCCTATAAAGGGGGAATTCGTTTTCGGGTAAATGTGTTTTTTCAGCGGGGGTATCCCTCGGCGGTACTGCGACAGCTGCCGGATGTGCGATTGGATTTGGCTACACTGGGGTTGCCTTCCTCCGTGGGAGATTTTGCCCGGTGTCGTGATGGCTTGGTTTTGGTGACGGGCCCCACGGGGTCAGGGAAGACGACCACCCTTGCCACGCTGATTGATGCCATAAATGAGCAGCAACGTGGACATATTATTACCATTGAAGACCCTGTGGAGTTTCTGCATGAACATAAAAAATGCCTCGTTACTCAGCGTGAGCTGCATACGGATGTTCCCTCCTTTGCTTCGGCCCTGCGGGATTCACTTCGGGAAGACCCTGATGTGATACTTGTGGGAGAAATGCGGGATATCGATACTATCCGAACGGCCATAATGGCTTCTGAGACTGGGCATTTAGTATTCTCCACCCTCCACTCGCGTGATGCTGTTTCTACGTTAATGCGTATGGTCAATGTATTCCCCGTTGCAGAACAACAGCAGGTGCGTCAACAATTATCCGGAGTGCTTAAG
The Chitinivibrio alkaliphilus ACht1 DNA segment above includes these coding regions:
- the pilO gene encoding type 4a pilus biogenesis protein PilO; protein product: MRKLTRNEQLLLVVLVGIAGLYFFNTKVHQPLSENIDALVEQNNQLVSEVEELRALPLETGGVQRAISRVSKEVAEVQEEYETELFARLPMRDRVEELGVSVGNIITQNGFELDHIRSVLDESHSVKGGPEQWRREFSLHLHTVRIMGNFMDFIRVLTALSAMERIVVLSDIVIKDPDVKGNVTIEFYLLL
- a CDS encoding type II secretion system protein GspD, whose protein sequence is MKQFFFILLIFGGGGCLFASNISLVDVTDTPVREVARMLTSQTPYNIVVSSSVASREVSLYMEDVSLTEFVEALCLGYGMWYNRSGGMIRLMSLEEYADGLVFGRDEQLYRFPLRYASSIGIAGVLSQLYGDRLEYASPSDIESFSHVGTDAFPNIGAVPGVTAAQGGERRRASQRQQQGDGVFDIGGVEVSEAELQQLLATQKHLAREQLVEDRIGRTDAFMTVFLRDNSILLRTVDADLAREVEGLIADLDSPTRQVLLEMNILEIVLRDGSESFVDLSLTPGGRVNDEGEVMRQLQGIRGVDMVNRGTLQENSFSMAYVNDFIQARLEVLEMEDRVKKVGSPLMLCANNAPARIFQGVETPIRRGYSVTTAKNRDGNITNEYLEIDMANEEVGVSLEISPSINYDSTVTLKIHAEMSSVLQGGGPEIPYVIGGSAQLGRTDAIRRTQLNSIVAARDQQSIALGGLIEDEEIFGEKRVPLLGRIPLLGFFFRSRNESKERREIVFMITPHLIFSPADGGKVHGDFFKDVSAHPRFVHDEQRILDYNEGANALEARVPTEGKKQVHLFQKRERYGDAAEDEGTADDTNTIIHEDAPSSPLENDSLYKNSDDIASPSDDFSVEIRLNGIKQVDTLQDDRWGDTPFLEEVSKFLSTWARRWEERDMMAYKELYHEDFMIDGMPREEFLARREYVFEKAQKIDLAISDISILSKGEEVVIITFTQEYRSDYYADRCTKEMVLHRGQDGYSILSEEACDESIEVLDISPGETWDE
- a CDS encoding type IV pilus twitching motility protein PilT, coding for MGRIGHPKHIDEILERGIGLGASDVHLSQNAPAVYRVHGTCRMSAMPPFSGEEIQNLIFPLLSTSQQDALEKYRSVDFAYSYKGGIRFRVNVFFQRGYPSAVLRQLPDVRLDLATLGLPSSVGDFARCRDGLVLVTGPTGSGKTTTLATLIDAINEQQRGHIITIEDPVEFLHEHKKCLVTQRELHTDVPSFASALRDSLREDPDVILVGEMRDIDTIRTAIMASETGHLVFSTLHSRDAVSTLMRMVNVFPVAEQQQVRQQLSGVLKGVVSQQLIPCISGESRHAAVEVMQVTTAIANMVRLGKYEQIYSLIETGTAQGMQTLEMSLLDLYGAGKISRDAALRMAKNAGQFSRRLDMVSPEVDQYGEG